A genomic stretch from Balaenoptera musculus isolate JJ_BM4_2016_0621 chromosome 9, mBalMus1.pri.v3, whole genome shotgun sequence includes:
- the ARL4A gene encoding ADP-ribosylation factor-like protein 4A — protein sequence MGNGLSDQTSILSSLPSFQSFHIVILGLDSAGKTTVLYRLQFNEFVNTVPTKGFNTEKIKVTLGNSKTVTFHFWDVGGQEKLRPLWKSYTRCTDGIVFVVDSVDVERMEEAKTELHKITRISENQGVPVLIVANKQDLRNSLSLSEIEKLLAMGELSSSTPWHLQPTCAIIGDGLKEGLEKLHDMIIKRRKMLRQQKKKR from the coding sequence ATGGGGAATGGGCTGTCAGACCAGACTTCTATCCTGTCCAGCCTGCCTTCATTTCAGTCCTTCCACATTGTCATTCTGGGTTTGGACTCTGCTGGAAAGACAACTGTGTTATACAGGCTGCAGTTCAATGAATTTGTAAATACCGTACCTACCAAAGGATTTAACACGGAAAAAATTAAGGTAACGCTGGGAAATTCTAAAACAGTCACTTTTCACTTCTGGGATGTAGGTGGTCAGGAGAAATTAAGGCCATTGTGGAAGTCATATACCAGATGCACAGATGGCATTGTGTTTGTTGTGGACTCTGTTGATGTTGAAAGGATGGAAGAAGCCAAAACTGAACTTCATAAAATAACTAGGATATCAGAAAATCAAGGAGTCCCTGTGCTTATAGTTGCTAACAAACAAGACCTGAGGAACTCGTTGTCTCTCTCAGAAATTGAGAAATTGTTAGCAATGGGTGAACTGAGCTCATCAACTCCCTGGCATTTGCAGCCCACCTGTGCAATCATAGGCGATGGACTGAAGGAAGGACTTGAGAAACTACATGATAtgataattaaaagaagaaaaatgttgcggcagcagaaaaagaaaagatga